A genomic region of Pongo pygmaeus isolate AG05252 chromosome 7, NHGRI_mPonPyg2-v2.0_pri, whole genome shotgun sequence contains the following coding sequences:
- the LOC129042551 gene encoding ribosomal biogenesis factor, translating to MAKNKLRGPKSRNVFHIASQKNFKAKNKAKPVTTNLKKINIMNEEKVNRVNKAFVNVQKELAHFSKSTSLEPLQKELIPQQRHESKPVNVDEATRLMALL from the exons ATGGCCAAGAACAAATTAAGAGGGCCGAAGTCCAGGAATGTATTTCACATAGCCAGCCAAAAAAACTTTAAggctaaaaacaaagcaaaaccagtTACCACTAATCTTAAGAAG ataaacattaTGAATGAGGAAAAAGTTAACAGAGTAAATAAAGCTTTTGTAAATGTACAAAAGGAACTTGCACATTTCTCAAAAAGCACTTCACTTGAACCTCTGCAGAAAGAACTG ATTCCTCAGCAGCGTCATGAAAGCAAACCTGTTAATGTTGACGAAGCTACAAGATTAATGGCTCTGTTGTAA
- the LOC134740005 gene encoding transcription factor E2F5-like, which produces MGQNGQKKYQINLKIHSGPIHVLLINKESSSPKPVVFPVPPPDDLTQPFSQSLTPVTPQKSSMAAQNLPEQHVSERSQALQQTSATDISSAGSISGDIIDELMSSDVFPLLRLSPTPADDYNFNLDDNEGVCDLFVVQILNY; this is translated from the exons ATG GGTCAGAATGGACAAAAGAAATACCAGATCAATCTAAAGATTCATTCAGGACCTATCCATGTGCTGCTTATAAATAAAGAGTCGAGTTCACCTAAGCCCGTGGTTTTTCCTGTTCCCCCACCTGATGACCTCACACAGCCTTTCTCCCAGTCCTTGACTCCAGTGACTCCACAAAAATCCAGCATGGCAGCTCAAAATCTGCCTGAGCAACATGTCTCTGAAAGAAGCCAGGCTCTGCAGCAGACATCAGCTACAGATATATCTTCAG CAGGATCTATTAGTGGAGATATCATTGATGAGTTAATGTCTTCTGATG tGTTTCCTCTCTTAAGGCTTTCTCCTACCCCGGCAGATGACTACAACTTTAATTTAGATGATAATGAAGGAGTTTGTGATCTGTTTGTTGTCCAGATACTAAATTATTAG